In Paracoccus fistulariae, a single window of DNA contains:
- the gyrA gene encoding DNA gyrase subunit A produces MAHEGPVIDISEEMKSSYLDYAMSVIVSRAIPDLRDGLKPVHRRILYAMDESGNTFDKPYRKSARPVGDVMGKYHPHGDAAIYDALVRMAQDFSMSLPLLDGQGNFGSMDGDSAAAMRYTEVRMDKPSAYLLKDIDKETVDFQDNYDGKDREPTVLPARFPNMLVNGAGGIAVGMATNIPPHNLGEVVDATLELIDNPDLPTERLLEIIPGPDFPTGAMILGRSGARKAYLEGRGSVIVRAKTHIEEPRKDRYAIVIDEVPYQVNKATLIERIAELAKEKRVEGISSVQDESDRHGVRVVIELKRDATPEVVLNQLFRFTAMQTTFGCNMLALNGGRPEQLALRDFLTYFISFREEVVARRTAYELRKARERSHILCGLAVAVSNVDEVVATIRSSADAAEARERLMERRWPAHDILEYLKLIDDPRHPVNEDGTYNLSETQARAILDLRLQRLTQIGVQEVTDELQQLAEAIREYLAILASRERILAIISDELREVKELFAVPRRTEIAEWSGDMEDEDLIEREDMVVTITSGGYIKRTPLADFRSQRRGGKGLSGMATKEDDVVTTLFVANTHTELLFFTTDGMVYRLKTWRLPLGGRTSKGKAIVNILPIEPGVSIAALLPQDAPEDEWDNYQVIFATDQGDVRRNALSDFTNVKSNGKIAMKLPADVSLIGVRMATEDDDVMLVTAKGRAIRFPTTAVRVFKGRDSTGVRGIRLAEDDTVVSMAVIRHFESDPAERVAYLKMRRAVAGALDDGAEPDEDEEIAEEGSISQERYAEMSAAEDLILTITAKGAGKISSSHGYPVRGRGGQGVMAMDKAMRGGALVASFPVEMDDQIMLATSNGQSIRVPVDGISFRSRSAGGVRVFNTAAGEVVVSVARIAEQGVEEPPEDAESDQGGADEN; encoded by the coding sequence ATGGCCCATGAAGGTCCGGTGATCGACATCTCGGAAGAGATGAAGTCATCCTATCTGGATTACGCCATGTCGGTGATCGTCAGCCGCGCGATCCCCGATCTGCGCGACGGGCTGAAACCGGTGCATCGCCGCATCCTCTATGCGATGGATGAATCGGGCAATACATTCGACAAGCCCTATCGCAAATCGGCGCGTCCGGTGGGCGATGTGATGGGGAAATACCACCCCCATGGCGATGCCGCGATCTATGACGCGCTGGTGCGGATGGCGCAGGATTTCTCGATGTCGCTGCCCTTGCTGGACGGTCAGGGCAATTTCGGCTCGATGGATGGCGATAGCGCGGCGGCCATGCGCTATACCGAGGTGCGCATGGACAAGCCCTCGGCCTATCTGCTGAAGGATATCGACAAGGAAACCGTCGATTTTCAGGACAATTACGACGGCAAGGACCGTGAACCCACGGTTCTGCCCGCGCGTTTCCCGAATATGCTGGTCAATGGCGCGGGCGGCATCGCCGTCGGCATGGCGACCAATATCCCACCCCATAACCTGGGCGAGGTGGTGGATGCCACGCTGGAACTGATCGACAACCCCGACCTGCCGACGGAACGCCTGCTGGAGATCATCCCCGGCCCCGATTTCCCCACCGGCGCCATGATCCTTGGCCGCTCGGGCGCGCGCAAAGCCTATCTTGAGGGGCGCGGCAGCGTCATCGTCCGCGCCAAGACCCATATCGAGGAACCGCGCAAGGACCGCTATGCCATCGTCATCGACGAGGTGCCCTATCAGGTGAACAAGGCCACGCTGATCGAACGGATCGCGGAACTGGCCAAGGAAAAGCGGGTCGAGGGGATCTCCTCGGTTCAGGACGAATCCGACCGCCATGGCGTGCGTGTCGTGATCGAGTTGAAGCGCGATGCCACGCCCGAGGTGGTGCTGAACCAGCTGTTCCGCTTTACCGCCATGCAGACCACATTCGGCTGCAACATGCTGGCGCTGAACGGTGGCCGCCCCGAACAGCTGGCCCTGCGGGATTTCCTGACCTACTTCATCAGCTTCCGCGAAGAGGTCGTCGCCCGCCGTACCGCCTATGAGCTGCGCAAGGCGCGTGAACGCAGCCATATCCTGTGCGGTCTGGCCGTGGCCGTCAGCAATGTCGATGAGGTCGTGGCCACGATCCGCTCTTCGGCCGATGCCGCCGAGGCGCGCGAAAGGCTGATGGAGCGTCGCTGGCCCGCCCATGACATTCTGGAATACCTGAAGCTGATCGACGATCCGCGCCATCCGGTCAATGAAGACGGCACCTATAACCTGTCGGAAACCCAGGCCCGCGCCATTCTGGACCTGCGCCTGCAGCGCCTGACCCAGATCGGGGTGCAGGAAGTCACCGATGAATTGCAGCAACTGGCCGAGGCGATCCGCGAATATCTGGCCATTCTGGCCTCGCGAGAGCGTATCCTGGCGATCATCAGCGACGAGCTGCGCGAGGTGAAAGAGCTTTTCGCCGTGCCGCGCCGGACCGAGATCGCCGAATGGTCCGGCGACATGGAAGACGAGGATCTGATCGAGCGCGAGGATATGGTCGTCACCATCACCTCGGGCGGCTATATCAAGCGCACGCCGCTGGCCGATTTCCGGTCGCAGCGGCGTGGTGGCAAGGGCCTGTCGGGCATGGCCACCAAGGAAGACGATGTCGTCACCACGCTGTTTGTCGCGAATACCCATACGGAATTGCTGTTCTTTACCACGGACGGCATGGTCTACCGGCTGAAAACCTGGCGGCTGCCGCTGGGCGGTCGGACCTCGAAGGGCAAGGCCATCGTGAATATCCTGCCGATCGAGCCGGGCGTGTCGATTGCCGCGCTGCTGCCGCAGGACGCGCCCGAGGATGAGTGGGACAATTATCAGGTCATCTTCGCCACCGATCAGGGCGATGTGCGCCGCAATGCCCTGTCCGATTTCACCAATGTGAAATCCAACGGCAAGATCGCGATGAAACTGCCCGCGGATGTCAGCCTGATCGGCGTGCGCATGGCGACCGAGGATGATGACGTGATGCTGGTCACCGCCAAGGGCCGCGCGATCCGCTTTCCGACCACCGCCGTGCGCGTCTTCAAGGGCCGCGATTCGACCGGCGTGCGCGGGATCCGTCTGGCCGAGGATGATACCGTCGTCAGCATGGCCGTGATCCGCCATTTCGAAAGCGATCCGGCCGAACGTGTGGCCTATCTGAAGATGCGCCGCGCCGTGGCCGGTGCGCTGGATGACGGGGCCGAACCCGATGAGGACGAAGAGATCGCCGAAGAAGGCAGCATCAGCCAGGAACGCTATGCCGAAATGTCGGCGGCCGAGGATCTGATCCTGACCATCACCGCCAAGGGCGCGGGCAAGATCAGTTCCAGCCACGGCTATCCGGTGCGCGGGCGCGGCGGTCAGGGCGTGATGGCGATGGACAAGGCGATGCGGGGCGGCGCGCTGGTGGCCAGCTTCCCGGTCGAGATGGACGATCAGATCATGCTGGCGACCTCGAACGGGCAGTCGATCCGGGTGCCCGTGGACGGGATCAGCTTCCGGTCGCGCAGCGCGGGCGGTGTGCGGGTCTTCAACACCGCCGCCGGAGAGGTCGTCGTCTCGGTCGCGCGGATCGCAGAACAGGGTGTCGAAGAGCCGCCCGAGGATGCGGAAAGCGACCAGGGCGGCGCAGACGAGAATTGA
- a CDS encoding neutral zinc metallopeptidase encodes MQWRGRRGSGNVEDRRSMGAAGAGGMGVVGMLAVLAFGYFFGVDISPIVRELDQAPGEGSGPLTQEDEKWGQFMSVVLADTEEVWATTLPEQAGIRYRDPTLVLFRGTVQSACGTASSAMGPFYCPGDQKLYLDTDFFDMMARRMGAGGDFAYAYVIAHEVGHHVQNLTGVLQQVNSLRARVSRSDSNKISVLTELQADCYAGIWARGAQERFGTLEPGDLEEAQRAAQAVGDDVIQSDAGRVPVPDSFTHGSADQRQEWLMRGFQSGDMGQCDTFAQAGL; translated from the coding sequence ATGCAATGGCGAGGGCGCCGCGGCAGCGGCAATGTCGAGGACAGGCGCAGCATGGGCGCGGCCGGTGCCGGTGGAATGGGGGTGGTCGGCATGCTGGCCGTGCTTGCCTTCGGCTATTTCTTCGGCGTCGATATCTCTCCCATCGTTCGGGAACTGGATCAGGCCCCGGGCGAGGGCAGCGGCCCGCTGACGCAGGAGGATGAGAAATGGGGCCAGTTCATGTCGGTCGTGCTGGCCGATACCGAAGAGGTCTGGGCGACGACCCTGCCCGAACAGGCCGGGATCCGGTATCGCGATCCGACCCTGGTTCTGTTTCGCGGCACGGTGCAATCGGCCTGCGGCACAGCAAGCTCGGCCATGGGGCCATTTTATTGCCCGGGCGATCAGAAGCTGTATCTAGACACCGATTTCTTTGACATGATGGCGCGCCGCATGGGCGCGGGGGGCGATTTCGCCTATGCCTATGTGATCGCGCATGAGGTTGGGCATCATGTCCAGAACCTGACCGGCGTGCTGCAACAGGTGAACAGCCTGCGCGCCCGTGTCAGCCGCAGCGATTCGAACAAGATCTCGGTCCTGACCGAATTGCAGGCCGATTGCTATGCCGGGATCTGGGCGCGCGGCGCGCAAGAGCGATTCGGCACGCTGGAGCCGGGCGATCTGGAAGAGGCGCAGCGCGCCGCACAGGCCGTTGGCGACGATGTGATCCAGTCAGATGCGGGCCGAGTGCCGGTTCCGGACAGTTTTACGCATGGATCGGCCGATCAGCGTCAGGAATGGTTGATGCGTGGCTTCCAATCTGGTGACATGGGGCAATGTGATACATTTGCTCAGGCGGGTCTGTGA
- a CDS encoding type II toxin-antitoxin system RatA family toxin: MPNHQDSRDLPYTARQMYDLVADIESYPKFLPWNSAARIRSRQVQPDGSEVVAADLVISFKVFREKFGSRVTLWPADPDTGEMKIDTDYLDGPFKYLHSGWSFVDRPEGGCRVRFFVDFEFRNMILQKLIGVVFQEAMSRIVRAFEDRAKELYGSP; the protein is encoded by the coding sequence TTGCCGAACCATCAGGACTCCCGCGATCTGCCCTACACTGCGCGTCAGATGTATGACCTTGTCGCGGATATCGAAAGCTACCCGAAATTTCTGCCCTGGAACAGCGCGGCGCGCATCCGGTCGCGTCAGGTCCAGCCCGACGGGTCCGAGGTCGTGGCCGCCGATCTTGTGATCAGCTTCAAGGTGTTTCGCGAGAAATTCGGCAGCCGCGTGACGCTGTGGCCCGCCGATCCCGATACCGGAGAGATGAAGATCGACACGGATTATCTGGATGGCCCCTTCAAATACCTGCATAGCGGCTGGAGCTTTGTCGACCGCCCCGAAGGCGGCTGCCGCGTCCGGTTTTTCGTCGATTTCGAATTCCGCAACATGATCCTGCAAAAGCTGATCGGCGTCGTCTTCCAGGAGGCGATGTCGCGCATTGTCCGCGCCTTCGAGGATCGCGCGAAAGAGCTTTACGGCAGCCCCTGA
- a CDS encoding disulfide bond formation protein B, with the protein MNGIQLSRLAGAGSAALLLAALGFQIIGYAPCELCVLQRWPHVVAVIIALAVVLTGRVRILAILGALAVATSMAIAIYHTGVEIGWWEGPATCSAGTISVIEMSPQQLLEKLQSAPVVRCDEVAWRFLGLSMATWNAICSALLAGIWLLAARRAR; encoded by the coding sequence ATGAACGGAATACAGCTTTCACGTCTGGCGGGGGCCGGGTCGGCCGCGCTGCTGCTGGCGGCACTTGGCTTTCAGATCATCGGCTATGCCCCTTGTGAGCTGTGTGTCCTGCAACGCTGGCCGCATGTGGTCGCGGTCATCATTGCGCTGGCGGTCGTGCTGACCGGCCGGGTCCGCATCCTGGCCATTCTGGGGGCGCTGGCCGTGGCGACATCGATGGCGATCGCGATCTATCACACCGGGGTCGAGATCGGCTGGTGGGAAGGCCCGGCGACCTGCTCTGCCGGCACGATCAGCGTGATCGAGATGTCGCCGCAGCAACTGCTGGAAAAGCTGCAATCCGCCCCGGTGGTGCGCTGCGACGAGGTTGCCTGGCGCTTTCTGGGGCTGTCCATGGCGACCTGGAATGCGATTTGTTCGGCGCTGCTGGCGGGGATCTGGCTTCTGGCGGCGCGCCGCGCCCGATAA
- a CDS encoding AI-2E family transporter: MRHSDDSIVRERLQTVFLGIIAFALVLFLLVQAKFILISLAIAIILFSLTSDAIHAISKRLKVPKWLATTIALIGITLGLLWVSTTIVAQINEVIFIAISYTEQAQAALPALAERLGPEVQERILTAITNFNVTGWIRSLAGQASGLLSGSILVIMFVGFMFVEQLWFATKIERLTRDHARARQVTQIIASIKHRVNRYLVVKAAVSAVTAAIVWMIFNAAGLDLAGAVALLTFILNFIPSIGSIVATIIASLLAFVLSGDGTTTAIVAIACTASQFAIGNVIEPMLLGQTLQLSSFGIILSLALWGVVWGIAGMFLAVPIMVAMMIICSQINWLRPVAIMLSREGLPSADFQTEEDDQITPLAPKLKKPGM, from the coding sequence TTGCGCCATTCTGACGACAGTATAGTCCGCGAAAGATTGCAGACGGTGTTTCTGGGCATCATTGCCTTCGCGCTGGTCCTGTTCCTGCTGGTTCAGGCCAAGTTCATCCTGATTTCGCTGGCCATCGCGATCATCCTGTTCTCGCTGACCTCGGATGCGATCCATGCCATTTCCAAGCGGCTGAAAGTGCCGAAATGGCTGGCCACGACCATCGCGCTGATCGGCATCACGCTGGGCCTGTTATGGGTCTCGACCACCATCGTTGCCCAGATCAACGAAGTGATCTTCATCGCCATTTCCTACACCGAACAGGCGCAGGCCGCCCTGCCCGCCCTGGCCGAACGGCTTGGCCCCGAGGTGCAGGAACGCATCCTGACCGCGATCACCAATTTCAACGTCACCGGCTGGATCAGATCGCTGGCCGGTCAGGCCTCGGGGCTGCTGTCGGGCTCGATCCTGGTGATCATGTTCGTGGGCTTCATGTTCGTCGAACAATTGTGGTTCGCCACCAAGATAGAGCGCCTGACCCGCGATCACGCCCGCGCCCGGCAGGTCACGCAGATCATTGCCTCGATCAAGCATCGGGTGAACCGCTATCTGGTGGTCAAGGCAGCGGTCAGCGCGGTGACGGCCGCGATCGTCTGGATGATCTTCAACGCCGCCGGGCTCGATCTGGCCGGGGCGGTGGCGCTGCTGACCTTCATCCTGAACTTCATCCCCTCGATCGGGTCCATCGTCGCGACGATCATCGCCAGCCTGCTTGCCTTCGTGCTCAGCGGCGACGGCACCACCACGGCCATCGTCGCCATCGCCTGCACCGCCAGCCAGTTCGCCATCGGCAATGTGATCGAGCCGATGCTGCTGGGCCAGACGCTGCAACTGTCCAGCTTTGGCATCATCCTCAGCCTGGCGCTGTGGGGCGTGGTCTGGGGCATCGCGGGGATGTTTCTGGCGGTGCCGATCATGGTGGCGATGATGATCATCTGTTCGCAGATCAACTGGCTGCGGCCCGTCGCGATCATGCTGTCACGAGAGGGGCTGCCAAGCGCCGATTTCCAGACGGAAGAGGATGACCAGATCACCCCGCTGGCACCGAAACTGAAAAAGCCGGGGATGTGA